One genomic window of Glycine soja cultivar W05 chromosome 9, ASM419377v2, whole genome shotgun sequence includes the following:
- the LOC114425894 gene encoding thioredoxin H2-like: MKYYLPNLYLVRKEYHDHHRKAMGVILSALTGGAATAATSSPESSASRVQSFHSSARWQLHFNELKETNKLVVIDFSASWCGPCKFIEPAIHAMSEKFTDVDFVKIDVDELPDVAKEFNVEAMPTFVLCKKGKEVDKVVGAKKDELEKKIEKHRSQS; encoded by the exons ATGAAGTACTATCTTCCGAATCTATATCTAGTGAGAAAGGAATACCACGATCACCACCGCAAAGCAATGGGCGTTATACTTTCTGCCTTAACTGGCGGTGCCGCAACGGCGGCGACGTCTTCGCCGGAGAGTTCTGCTTCTAGGGTCCAGTCTTTCCACTCTTCGGCGCGCTGGCAGCTCCACTTCAACGAGCTCAAAGAAACCAATAAGCTC gtTGTGATAGATTTCTCGGCGTCGTGGTGCGGCCCTTGCAAATTCATAGAGCCAGCGATTCACGCCATGTCCGAAAAGTTCACCGACGTTGACTTCGTCAAGATCGACGTCGACGAATTGCCG GATGTGGCGAAGGAGTTTAATGTGGAGGCGATGCCGACGTTCGTGTTGTGTAAGAAAGGGAAGGAAGTCGACAAGGTTGTGGGCGCAAAGAAGGACGAGCTCGAAAAGAAGATTGAGAAACATCGATCGCAATCTTAG
- the LOC114367037 gene encoding thioredoxin H2-like, translated as MGSAFSALFGRGSTVAEGSSESLHVLPFHSSERWQLHFNEVKETSKLVVIDFTASWCGPCRFIAPVFNEMAKKFSNAEFVKIDVDELPDVAKDFKVEAMPTFVLCKKGKEVDRVVGARKDELQNKIQKHYQ; from the exons ATGGGCAGTGCATTTTCTGCCCTATTCGGCCGCGGGTCCACCGTCGCCGAAGGGTCGTCGGAGAGTTTACACGTGTTGCCGTTCCACTCGTCGGAGCGCTGGCAGCTACACTTCAACGAGGTCAAAGAGACCTCTAAGCTC GTTGTGATAGATTTCACGGCGTCGTGGTGCGGCCCTTGCAGATTCATAGCTCCGGTATTTAACGAGATGGCCAAGAAGTTTAGCAACGCTGAGTTTGTCAAGATCGATGTCGACGAATTACCT GATGTGGCTAAGGATTTTAAGGTGGAGGCGATGCCGACGTTTGTGTTGtgtaagaaaggaaaagaagttgATAGGGTTGTGGGCGCCAGGAAGGACGAGCTCCAGAACAAGATTCAGAAACATTATCAATAA